The proteins below come from a single Gimesia alba genomic window:
- a CDS encoding serine hydrolase domain-containing protein — MTVLRRWAALFLMGGALILQQNVVQGQTINHKLEPYLKSANLPAVAAAVVERGVLTEYGAVGTRKMGADIPVTVFDKFHLGSDGKAMTATLAGMMIEEGKLKWDSTLGDVFPELKKSMAPGVEKVTLEQLLSHTSGMRADDENLMKLLKDSFDVDGDLNDQRYWLLKESVKLPLVAEPSKAWAYNNRGYTIAGAMIERVSGKPWDELIVERIFEPFELTTAGLGTQSTLGKIDAPLGHVIQKDGKVKSYMAGPNADNSMILGPAGCVHLSILDLATWAGWNAGNGTRMPCNIVSPKMVEKIHSPVFTIKGDKPARPGTPPNGKYAHGWGWLTVDWAPYPLLYHAGSNGKNLAQVWIDKEKDIAIVVMTNIGGVKADEALRSIAKELYEDAVAQY, encoded by the coding sequence ATGACTGTTTTACGACGCTGGGCCGCTCTGTTCTTGATGGGGGGCGCTCTGATCCTCCAGCAGAACGTTGTGCAGGGACAGACGATTAATCACAAATTAGAGCCTTATCTGAAATCGGCGAATCTGCCGGCTGTAGCGGCCGCGGTGGTCGAACGGGGCGTACTGACGGAATATGGTGCGGTCGGAACGCGCAAAATGGGTGCCGATATCCCGGTGACGGTTTTTGACAAATTTCATCTGGGTTCCGATGGCAAAGCGATGACCGCGACTCTGGCGGGGATGATGATTGAAGAAGGCAAACTGAAATGGGATTCGACGCTGGGCGACGTCTTTCCCGAATTGAAAAAATCGATGGCACCCGGCGTTGAGAAAGTGACGCTGGAGCAACTGTTGTCGCATACGAGCGGCATGCGTGCCGACGATGAAAACCTGATGAAACTGCTGAAAGATTCTTTTGATGTCGACGGCGATTTGAACGATCAGCGGTACTGGCTGTTGAAGGAGTCGGTCAAGCTGCCTCTGGTGGCTGAGCCCTCGAAGGCGTGGGCGTATAACAACCGCGGGTATACGATTGCGGGTGCGATGATTGAACGCGTCAGCGGCAAACCGTGGGATGAGTTGATTGTGGAACGCATTTTTGAGCCGTTCGAATTGACGACTGCCGGCCTGGGAACTCAGTCGACACTGGGAAAAATCGATGCCCCACTGGGACACGTGATACAGAAAGACGGCAAGGTCAAGTCGTATATGGCGGGGCCGAATGCGGATAACTCGATGATCCTTGGACCCGCGGGATGCGTGCATCTTTCGATTCTGGATTTAGCAACCTGGGCAGGCTGGAACGCCGGGAACGGGACGCGGATGCCTTGTAACATTGTCAGTCCGAAAATGGTGGAGAAAATTCATAGTCCCGTGTTTACGATCAAAGGAGACAAGCCGGCTCGTCCGGGAACGCCTCCCAACGGAAAGTATGCCCATGGCTGGGGCTGGTTGACGGTCGACTGGGCACCGTACCCCCTGCTCTATCATGCTGGTTCGAATGGGAAGAACCTGGCGCAGGTCTGGATCGATAAAGAAAAAGACATTGCGATTGTCGTTATGACCAATATCGGCGGAGTGAAGGCCGATGAGGCGCTGCGTTCGATTGCAAAAGAGCTGTATGAAGATGCGGTCGCGCAGTATTAA
- a CDS encoding class I SAM-dependent DNA methyltransferase — protein MLNPMYSEHADDYATAIRNNSYNALYERPSLMALLPELKEKAVLDLGCGPGVYAEYLLSQGARVTAVDRSPEMVALVKQRLGEAVACYEQDLAQGLPQEADAVYDLAICPLAIHYLEDFTPLFRDVRRVLKPGGWFVFSTHHPFVDYPFSPSGNYFLTEKIVDEWDTVGKPVRVEFYRRPLSAIIQPLLEAGMTLVALSEGKPDPQMEQSDPDSFRKLSTEPGFLFVKCHV, from the coding sequence ATGTTGAATCCCATGTATTCCGAACACGCAGACGACTATGCGACGGCGATTCGCAACAACAGCTATAACGCGTTATACGAACGCCCTTCTCTAATGGCGTTACTGCCTGAGTTGAAAGAAAAAGCGGTACTCGATCTGGGCTGTGGGCCGGGCGTGTATGCGGAATATCTACTGAGCCAGGGCGCACGCGTGACCGCCGTCGATCGTTCGCCGGAAATGGTGGCGCTGGTCAAACAGAGGCTGGGTGAGGCGGTCGCTTGCTACGAGCAGGATCTGGCGCAGGGGCTGCCTCAGGAAGCGGACGCGGTGTATGATCTGGCGATCTGTCCTTTGGCGATCCATTACCTGGAAGATTTCACGCCCCTGTTTCGTGATGTCCGGCGCGTCCTGAAGCCGGGCGGCTGGTTCGTGTTTTCGACGCATCATCCGTTTGTCGATTATCCGTTCTCGCCGAGCGGCAATTATTTTCTGACGGAAAAGATCGTGGACGAGTGGGATACGGTCGGGAAACCGGTGCGGGTGGAGTTCTATCGGCGGCCTCTGTCGGCCATCATTCAACCTCTGTTGGAAGCGGGCATGACGCTGGTGGCACTATCCGAAGGGAAACCCGACCCACAAATGGAACAGAGTGACCCGGACAGCTTTCGCAAGCTCTCGACGGAACCGGGGTTTCTGTTTGTGAAGTGTCACGTTTGA
- a CDS encoding DinB family protein codes for MTTQQQTHSMSEFGIEQLQRSRNFVLSQLETFSDDQLYVRVGGGNHALWVMGHLAFADDLFVSAFLNEPSGLPEGHYERFSNGSIPSNNPADYPGREEMLELMQTARDRFIKWAQTLEEDALWQDSPEAVAPIAENAITAVHALSQHDFLHAGELATIRTSLGMKPVFG; via the coding sequence ATGACGACCCAACAACAAACACACTCGATGTCAGAGTTTGGAATTGAGCAACTTCAGCGTTCGCGAAACTTTGTACTTTCTCAACTGGAAACCTTTTCCGACGACCAGTTATATGTACGCGTCGGCGGTGGAAACCATGCCCTGTGGGTGATGGGCCATCTGGCATTCGCCGATGATTTATTCGTCTCAGCATTTCTCAACGAACCAAGTGGTCTGCCCGAAGGGCACTATGAACGTTTTTCCAACGGCTCTATCCCCAGCAACAATCCCGCTGACTATCCTGGCCGGGAAGAAATGCTGGAGCTCATGCAGACTGCCCGCGATCGATTCATCAAATGGGCGCAGACTCTGGAGGAGGATGCACTTTGGCAAGACTCTCCCGAGGCAGTCGCACCCATTGCCGAAAACGCAATCACCGCAGTGCATGCTTTATCGCAACACGACTTTCTACACGCCGGAGAGCTGGCCACCATTCGTACTTCCCTGGGTATGAAACCAGTGTTTGGATAA
- a CDS encoding SRPBCC family protein, which translates to MVTATDNSLSSLHIERKIEIAASVQQSFEAILEQLGPGSTMPDGTPLPMKLEAWPGGRWFRDLGEGAGHLWGHVQVIKPPTLIEITGPLFMSYPVMSHIQYRLSENGDTTTLAFLHRATGHIDPSHAEGVVPGWKYNLEQIKQRAEQSS; encoded by the coding sequence ATGGTCACCGCCACAGACAATTCACTCTCCTCGCTGCACATTGAACGCAAAATTGAAATTGCCGCTTCTGTTCAACAGTCATTCGAAGCGATCCTTGAACAACTTGGCCCCGGTTCAACAATGCCGGATGGAACACCGCTCCCCATGAAACTGGAAGCATGGCCCGGCGGGCGCTGGTTTCGCGATCTGGGAGAGGGAGCAGGACATTTATGGGGCCACGTGCAGGTCATCAAGCCTCCTACTCTGATTGAAATCACCGGCCCCCTGTTTATGTCCTATCCAGTCATGTCTCATATTCAATATCGCCTCAGCGAAAACGGAGACACGACAACACTGGCGTTCCTGCATCGCGCCACGGGTCATATCGATCCGTCGCATGCAGAAGGCGTCGTGCCCGGTTGGAAATACAATCTGGAGCAAATCAAACAACGTGCCGAACAATCCAGTTAA
- a CDS encoding ArsR/SmtB family transcription factor, giving the protein MPRSPTTTDAFNAIAEQRRRDIIHQLAGKECSVNDLAESLGVAQPQISKHLRVLREVNLVTVRQEGKHRWYSLNATQLKPVFDWVQTFERFWDHQLANIKAVAEAKAAEQKKTRKQKEG; this is encoded by the coding sequence ATGCCAAGATCACCCACAACTACCGACGCATTTAACGCGATTGCCGAACAGCGACGACGCGACATCATCCATCAACTGGCGGGAAAAGAGTGTTCCGTCAATGATCTGGCTGAGTCGCTTGGCGTTGCCCAACCGCAAATTTCCAAACATCTTCGTGTACTCCGTGAGGTAAACCTGGTGACTGTCAGACAAGAAGGCAAACACCGCTGGTACAGCCTGAATGCAACACAGCTCAAGCCAGTTTTCGACTGGGTACAGACATTCGAACGATTCTGGGACCACCAGTTAGCAAATATTAAAGCCGTCGCAGAGGCGAAAGCGGCAGAACAAAAGAAAACCAGGAAACAAAAAGAAGGGTAG